The Rhodocytophaga rosea genome has a segment encoding these proteins:
- a CDS encoding transposase, whose amino-acid sequence MVGKRKFIKDCLSQAIEDYVPKNNFYRRLKPLLDLTFLHKAVAPYYGKCGQKSIDPVVFFKLQLVAHFENLCSERALIKKSQMRLDILYFLDYRLGERLPGPEIRFHLRSVTVLYPVHGSDYQVVCLKLVFRGYSLSV is encoded by the coding sequence ATGGTAGGCAAAAGAAAATTTATCAAGGATTGCCTTTCACAGGCCATAGAGGACTATGTTCCAAAAAATAATTTCTACCGACGTTTAAAGCCGTTGTTAGACTTGACCTTCTTACACAAAGCGGTAGCCCCTTATTATGGCAAGTGTGGGCAAAAGTCAATAGATCCAGTCGTATTTTTCAAGTTACAATTGGTGGCCCATTTTGAAAACTTGTGTTCCGAGCGGGCTCTTATCAAAAAGAGTCAAATGCGACTAGATATTCTTTATTTCCTAGATTATCGGCTTGGGGAGCGTTTACCTGGACCTGAAATAAGATTTCATCTTAGGTCCGTCACAGTACTTTATCCCGTACACGGAAGCGATTACCAAGTAGTGTGTTTGAAGCTTGTTTTCAGAGGATACTCTCTAAGTGTGTAG
- a CDS encoding transposase, which produces MENGFATHYYHARVKECGVCAFKKQCCGNKRRQSLTFSVYRHYHQRMQQRIESKEGKRMKRRRMATVEPVFGSLLNYYGMKRSNAKGKQAAHKMMLMAACAYNLQKLITCFNHPRAKAQVLPLGQELALYFILLYVVQQPRAIKLTLFK; this is translated from the coding sequence ATGGAAAATGGCTTTGCCACTCATTACTACCATGCCAGAGTAAAAGAATGTGGAGTGTGTGCTTTTAAAAAGCAATGTTGTGGCAATAAAAGGCGACAAAGCCTCACTTTCAGTGTCTATCGTCACTATCATCAGCGTATGCAGCAGCGCATAGAAAGCAAAGAAGGCAAGAGAATGAAAAGACGCAGAATGGCCACGGTAGAACCTGTTTTTGGCAGTTTACTTAACTATTATGGCATGAAAAGAAGCAATGCAAAAGGCAAACAAGCCGCTCACAAAATGATGCTTATGGCCGCTTGTGCCTATAATCTGCAAAAGCTAATTACTTGCTTTAACCATCCAAGAGCCAAAGCTCAAGTCCTCCCTCTTGGGCAAGAACTTGCCCTTTATTTTATCCTTCTGTACGTTGTGCAACAGCCACGGGCAATTAAATTAACTCTTTTTAAATAA
- a CDS encoding PDDEXK nuclease domain-containing protein, whose product MDLIFYTSLLEEVKARIRQAQTKATLAANTQMIMLYYDIGKMIHERQQQQGWSSAVIPRLSKDLKNELPEVKGFSERNLSRMLTFFREYTQASDSTILPQPVAKLEGQSIELNIALQLPWGHNLVLIEKIKDLTVRLWYAQKTIQHGWSRDVLSLMIESKLHLRQGSKMNNFVEQLPDPQSDLARQSLKDPYIFDFLTLTQPFTERELETELIRHIEKFLLELGKGFAFVGRQYQIEVGDQDYYLDLLFYHLQMRCFVVIDLKKGEFKPEYAGKMNFYCAVVDDLLRHPTDGRTIGLILCQTKNKVMAEYALRGVQTPIGVSEFELTRALPENYKSSLPTIEDIENELTNQK is encoded by the coding sequence ATGGATTTAATTTTTTATACCTCTCTACTCGAAGAAGTAAAAGCACGCATCCGCCAGGCTCAAACGAAAGCTACCTTAGCAGCCAATACGCAAATGATTATGCTTTACTATGATATTGGAAAGATGATTCATGAGCGACAACAACAGCAGGGTTGGTCTTCAGCGGTGATTCCTCGACTGAGTAAAGATCTTAAAAATGAATTACCCGAAGTGAAAGGCTTTTCAGAACGTAATTTGAGTAGAATGCTTACTTTTTTCAGGGAATACACCCAGGCTTCTGACTCGACAATTTTGCCACAGCCCGTGGCAAAATTAGAAGGGCAAAGCATAGAACTGAATATCGCATTGCAATTACCCTGGGGACATAACCTGGTGCTCATCGAAAAGATTAAAGACCTCACAGTACGTCTGTGGTATGCGCAAAAAACCATCCAACATGGCTGGAGCAGAGATGTATTGAGCCTGATGATTGAAAGTAAATTGCATCTTCGGCAAGGATCTAAAATGAATAATTTTGTAGAGCAATTGCCTGATCCACAGTCGGATTTAGCCAGGCAAAGTCTGAAAGATCCCTATATATTTGATTTCTTGACCCTGACGCAGCCTTTCACGGAGCGAGAGCTGGAAACCGAACTGATCCGCCATATAGAGAAATTCTTACTGGAATTAGGCAAAGGCTTTGCTTTTGTAGGCAGACAGTATCAAATAGAAGTAGGAGATCAAGATTACTATCTGGACTTATTGTTCTACCACCTACAGATGCGTTGTTTTGTTGTTATTGATCTCAAGAAAGGTGAGTTCAAGCCGGAGTATGCTGGTAAAATGAATTTTTACTGTGCCGTTGTAGATGACCTGTTAAGGCATCCCACAGATGGGAGAACCATTGGTTTAATACTTTGCCAGACCAAAAACAAAGTAATGGCAGAATATGCCTTGAGAGGGGTGCAAACGCCCATAGGTGTTTCTGAATTTGAACTTACAAGGGCTTTGCCGGAAAACTATAAATCCAGTTTGCCAACTATCGAAGATATTGAAAATGAACTGACAAATCAGAAGTAA
- a CDS encoding recombinase family protein — MKIGYARVSTEEQNLDLQLDALLRAGCEKIYQEKVSGMKTQRAELGKLLAHLRAGDVLMIWKLDRLGRSLPHLVELTHELLEKEVGLQSLSDPIDTTTAQGRLVFNIFASLAQFERDLIRERTMAGLASARSRGRLGGRKKGLSEKAQKTALIAEALYKQKQLPVMDLCKQLSISKPTLYRYLRSRGVPIK, encoded by the coding sequence ATGAAAATTGGATATGCCAGAGTCAGTACAGAAGAGCAGAACCTGGATCTGCAACTAGATGCTTTGCTAAGAGCAGGCTGTGAGAAAATCTATCAGGAAAAAGTAAGCGGCATGAAAACGCAGAGAGCAGAACTGGGTAAACTATTAGCCCATCTTCGGGCAGGGGACGTGCTTATGATCTGGAAACTAGATCGATTGGGCAGGTCACTGCCACATTTAGTAGAGCTAACTCATGAACTTCTTGAGAAAGAGGTAGGCCTGCAAAGTCTTTCAGATCCGATTGATACCACTACGGCACAGGGAAGATTAGTATTCAACATCTTTGCCTCCCTGGCTCAGTTCGAAAGGGATTTGATCAGGGAACGTACCATGGCAGGATTAGCCAGTGCCAGATCTCGAGGCAGGTTAGGCGGCAGAAAAAAAGGCTTATCAGAAAAGGCACAAAAAACAGCGTTAATTGCTGAGGCACTTTATAAGCAGAAACAATTGCCTGTCATGGATCTTTGTAAACAACTCTCCATCAGCAAACCTACTTTGTATCGCTATCTAAGATCAAGAGGCGTTCCAATTAAATAG
- a CDS encoding GNAT family N-acetyltransferase, which produces MTFTFYDDKPEEFLTILREVGQWLTASNKEMWQLDTLTAENLFDEYTLGNCFVMYVDQIPAATFILQWKDPLYYSDVPDNTAGFIHKVAIRRKFAGQGIFAHILDFCRKQCLKRNIYQIQLETDATRPSLMRFYEQYSFQPTYRKVIHEFGQTFTCQYYKLQL; this is translated from the coding sequence ATGACCTTTACGTTTTATGACGACAAACCCGAGGAATTTTTAACAATCCTGAGGGAAGTAGGCCAGTGGCTCACTGCCTCCAATAAAGAAATGTGGCAGTTAGACACGCTCACAGCTGAGAACCTGTTCGATGAGTATACGCTGGGGAACTGTTTTGTCATGTATGTAGATCAGATCCCGGCAGCAACCTTTATCCTTCAGTGGAAAGATCCTCTTTACTATTCCGATGTCCCAGACAATACAGCCGGTTTTATTCATAAAGTAGCTATACGACGCAAGTTTGCCGGACAGGGCATTTTTGCACATATACTAGATTTTTGTCGCAAGCAGTGTCTAAAGCGAAATATTTATCAGATTCAGTTAGAAACAGATGCCACCAGGCCCTCACTCATGCGATTTTATGAACAATATAGTTTCCAACCTACGTATCGTAAAGTTATCCATGAGTTCGGTCAGACTTTCACTTGTCAATATTATAAACTGCAGCTCTAG
- a CDS encoding LuxR C-terminal-related transcriptional regulator: MTVKKNIRVSIVEYNKTRREGLALLVNSTFGYCVINAYENCKILLHRLPTEYPDVVLAAWQSFNGYTFDSACIKCISQIKQMAPYTKVIIFNGIDYQKVIFQTLKAGADGYLIQFTSPAKLLESIKEVYEGGAPLSPVIARAIVASFHKNISSTLSPREVQVLELLAKCKTYAVIAEDLFIDRETARSHIKNIYWKLEVHSKAAAIEKALSEKII; encoded by the coding sequence ATGACAGTGAAAAAAAATATACGCGTAAGTATAGTAGAATACAACAAAACCAGAAGGGAAGGACTTGCTTTACTCGTAAACAGTACCTTTGGCTATTGTGTGATAAATGCCTATGAAAATTGTAAAATCCTACTCCACCGCCTACCTACAGAATATCCGGATGTGGTATTAGCCGCATGGCAAAGTTTTAATGGGTATACTTTTGACTCTGCCTGTATAAAATGTATCAGCCAGATCAAGCAGATGGCACCCTATACTAAAGTGATCATTTTTAATGGTATAGATTACCAGAAAGTTATTTTCCAAACCTTAAAAGCAGGCGCAGATGGATATTTAATCCAGTTTACTTCACCGGCTAAATTGCTTGAGTCCATCAAGGAAGTTTACGAAGGGGGTGCACCCTTGAGTCCGGTGATTGCCAGGGCAATTGTTGCTTCATTTCATAAAAATATTTCTTCTACCTTATCTCCGAGAGAAGTGCAGGTACTTGAACTATTAGCCAAATGCAAAACGTATGCTGTTATCGCAGAAGATTTATTTATTGACAGAGAAACGGCAAGATCTCATATCAAGAATATATACTGGAAACTGGAGGTTCATTCAAAGGCAGCAGCAATTGAGAAGGCTTTATCAGAAAAAATAATTTAA
- a CDS encoding tetratricopeptide repeat protein: protein MNRIVVYFFLFLLSQPTFPSHAQQNKIDSLEKQLANMPADTNRVILLNKLTYQYFTWGTDTSKTKSYAQQCLQLAHQLRYNYGIGQAYTALGNYYYSRNQNPEALKQYEMALPFYQRAGRKRGLAVIYSNIASVTEYMGNYTKAMEYYLKSTRIAEELDDKGAIGRNLSAIGLLRLSQKKYEDALRYLFQALSVHKSNQDNIMKAHTLNTIGEVYLQRKQYDKALQYLNQSLLLGDSLGLAQGKIDCYNSLGHVYSCLKQYDQAFNFYQNALVLAEPQGHYQSMSIALEGMAEVYQEKGDLTKAVVYFKRSLELAETNKLAQQKLEAHQGLTAAYAQLKDYYQAYFHQSKLLSLKDSLYNHENDQKIAQLEASYEIDKKQVEIELLHKDQQRALLFRNAILMGLLGTLVIIGLIVNRQRLKNRKNRLLLEKSEEITTKNTQLELQAEVMSKQADELAISNAQLAQQASQLQKFDRVKSNFFTNISHEFRTPLTLIITPLEKLMSDTLNNSQIQKHYQLIDWNARHLLYLINQLLDFSKLEAGSLKVQLIRSDVNQSLKVATYAFASLAESKNIQLHFQSGYQTIHALFAPDILDKILNNLLSNAFKFTPPGGQVKVGINLQHTPDSTTKLGDQITNWNLEITVTDTGIGIPAGQIGHIFNRFFQVDGSQIREQQGTGIGLSLVKELLALQQGSILVKSEVGSGTEFTVYLPLVECNFEINHSTEQSKAESGYILLNQEENTQQELESLPVQTEPNEHYPVMLLIEDNDEVRKFILESFQDEFQVVEASNGTEGLKIARKVIPDIILTDRMMANMDGMEVCRQLKTDERTSHIPVIMLTAKASEESKIEGLETGADDYILKPFRMQELKVRVKNLIEQRKKLRERFTREVKIQPRDIAITSADEAFLNKAIRLIEEHMSDTDFTVETFVQKIALSRVQLHRKLKALTNQSTSEFIRSIRLKRAAVLLEQQYGNIAEVMYEVGFNNKSYFANNFRKMFGVNPSDYHSYITQAGRIDTTEKAE from the coding sequence ATGAATCGTATTGTTGTATATTTTTTCCTCTTCCTCCTTAGCCAGCCTACTTTTCCAAGTCACGCCCAGCAGAATAAGATTGATAGCCTGGAAAAACAGCTAGCTAACATGCCGGCTGACACCAACCGGGTAATCTTATTGAATAAACTAACTTACCAGTACTTTACCTGGGGAACCGATACCAGCAAGACTAAAAGCTATGCCCAACAATGCCTGCAACTAGCCCATCAACTCCGCTATAACTATGGAATAGGCCAGGCCTACACGGCATTAGGAAACTATTATTATAGCAGAAACCAGAATCCGGAAGCCCTGAAGCAGTATGAAATGGCTTTGCCATTTTACCAACGAGCAGGCCGCAAACGGGGATTGGCGGTTATCTATTCTAATATAGCAAGTGTTACCGAGTATATGGGTAATTACACAAAGGCGATGGAGTACTACCTGAAAAGCACCCGGATTGCCGAGGAACTAGACGATAAAGGAGCTATTGGCAGAAACTTAAGTGCAATAGGTTTACTCAGATTGAGCCAAAAGAAGTACGAAGATGCCCTTCGTTATTTGTTTCAGGCACTTTCGGTGCATAAAAGTAATCAAGACAACATAATGAAGGCTCATACCCTCAATACAATTGGAGAGGTGTATCTGCAACGTAAGCAATATGACAAAGCTCTTCAATACCTGAATCAGTCGCTTCTACTTGGTGATTCACTAGGCCTGGCTCAGGGAAAAATTGACTGCTACAATAGCTTAGGTCATGTGTATTCCTGCTTAAAACAATACGATCAGGCTTTCAACTTTTATCAGAATGCATTGGTTTTGGCTGAGCCACAAGGACATTATCAGTCGATGAGCATTGCTTTGGAAGGCATGGCGGAAGTTTACCAGGAAAAAGGTGATCTTACAAAAGCCGTTGTTTATTTTAAAAGATCGCTTGAACTGGCAGAAACCAATAAATTGGCGCAACAAAAGTTAGAGGCACACCAGGGCTTAACGGCGGCTTACGCTCAATTAAAGGATTACTACCAGGCCTATTTTCATCAATCAAAGCTATTATCTCTAAAGGACTCTTTGTATAATCATGAAAATGATCAAAAAATAGCGCAGCTGGAGGCCTCTTACGAAATAGATAAGAAACAAGTTGAAATAGAATTGCTTCACAAGGACCAGCAACGAGCTTTATTGTTCAGAAATGCCATTCTGATGGGCTTATTAGGCACTTTGGTAATTATTGGATTAATTGTTAACCGGCAGCGGCTCAAAAACCGCAAGAATCGCTTATTACTTGAAAAAAGCGAAGAGATTACAACTAAGAATACACAACTGGAACTTCAGGCGGAAGTAATGAGTAAGCAAGCGGATGAATTAGCTATAAGTAATGCGCAACTAGCGCAACAGGCTAGTCAATTGCAGAAATTTGACCGGGTGAAGTCAAATTTCTTTACCAATATCTCACACGAATTTCGTACCCCACTTACACTGATTATTACTCCCCTGGAAAAGTTAATGTCAGATACGTTAAATAATAGCCAGATCCAGAAGCATTATCAGTTGATTGATTGGAATGCCCGGCATTTGCTATATCTGATCAACCAATTACTGGATTTTTCAAAACTCGAAGCTGGTTCCCTGAAAGTTCAGTTGATCCGGAGTGATGTCAACCAAAGCCTGAAGGTAGCCACTTATGCATTCGCCTCCCTGGCCGAAAGCAAAAACATTCAGCTCCATTTCCAGTCAGGTTATCAAACCATCCATGCCTTGTTTGCCCCTGATATCCTGGATAAAATTCTCAATAACCTGCTTTCTAATGCCTTTAAGTTTACACCACCAGGTGGACAGGTAAAGGTGGGTATTAATTTGCAACATACACCGGATTCGACTACAAAGTTGGGGGATCAGATAACAAACTGGAACCTAGAAATAACTGTAACAGATACCGGCATTGGCATCCCGGCCGGGCAGATAGGCCATATTTTTAACCGTTTTTTTCAGGTAGACGGATCTCAAATTCGAGAACAACAAGGAACCGGTATCGGATTATCGCTGGTAAAAGAACTGCTAGCACTTCAGCAGGGAAGCATTTTAGTCAAGAGTGAAGTGGGCTCGGGTACAGAGTTCACGGTATACCTCCCGCTAGTTGAATGTAATTTTGAAATTAATCATTCTACTGAGCAATCAAAAGCTGAATCTGGCTATATCTTGTTAAATCAGGAGGAAAACACCCAACAGGAACTTGAAAGCCTACCAGTACAGACTGAACCAAACGAACACTACCCAGTCATGCTGCTGATAGAAGACAATGACGAAGTAAGAAAATTCATCCTGGAAAGTTTTCAGGATGAATTTCAGGTGGTAGAGGCCTCCAATGGAACTGAAGGGTTGAAAATAGCCCGGAAAGTAATTCCTGATATCATCCTTACCGACCGGATGATGGCTAATATGGATGGAATGGAGGTTTGCCGGCAATTAAAAACAGATGAAAGAACCAGCCACATACCTGTCATTATGCTTACGGCCAAAGCCTCCGAGGAAAGCAAAATAGAGGGCTTGGAAACCGGAGCCGATGATTATATCCTCAAACCCTTTCGTATGCAGGAGTTGAAGGTACGAGTGAAAAACCTTATTGAGCAGAGAAAAAAGCTAAGGGAACGCTTTACCCGGGAAGTAAAAATACAGCCCAGAGATATTGCCATCACATCGGCCGACGAGGCGTTTCTCAACAAAGCCATTCGTCTTATCGAGGAGCACATGTCTGACACAGATTTCACGGTGGAAACCTTCGTGCAAAAGATTGCTTTGAGCCGGGTGCAACTGCACCGGAAGTTAAAAGCCCTTACCAACCAGTCAACCAGTGAATTTATTCGTTCGATCCGTTTGAAACGGGCGGCTGTCTTGCTGGAGCAACAGTATGGCAATATTGCCGAAGTTATGTACGAAGTAGGATTTAACAATAAATCCTACTTCGCCAATAATTTCCGCAAAATGTTCGGTGTTAACCCAAGCGACTATCATTCCTATATTACCCAGGCCGGTCGAATAGATACAACAGAAAAAGCTGAGTAA
- a CDS encoding TonB-dependent receptor has product MHKKSFYHTVLWIFLSFITLSTTSFSQTLQGKVNNVPTGQSLQGVSVLVKDGTQGTSTDSIGNYHLPLPPGTYHIQYSLVGYTTQVKEVTIGSKDIIINLSLEESNLLLGDVVIVGTRSTQVRSSVETVAPVDIISSHDLQATGQIEPTQMISMLAPSFNSSRQTVADGTDHIDPATLRGLGTDQVLVLLNGKRRHNQALINVNGTVGRGSVGTDLNTIPSSAIERVEVLREGASSQYGSDAIAGVINVVLKKDTGMAVNLHLGQFYEGDGKNAQLGLYKGFRIGKIGIISAAADLRLREGTNRAGSYTGPVYVNWNGTTDPALRQERYTQDQALIAQNGFSLEKNMQIGNSSVNNFSGMLNGSLPISPKTEVYFFGLANYRLGNAAGFYRYPYQTSQVIAELYPNGFLPQIHSTLLDKSITLGIRGEIGEGWRWDLSSVYGGNSFRFDIDNTNNASQFALGAAAPKSFYAGTLRFNQHTTDLGISKDFGPQIGFRSFNIAGGFTYRIDNYQIAAGEEASYRNYDSSSGKAGGAQVFPGFQPANAVNERRNVKAGYLDLETDINNRLLLNAAGRYEYYSDFGGNLTGKLSARYKFADFFSIRSTISNGFRAPSIHQRYFSAISTVFVSVPDQGLQPRQQGTFRNDGPVAEAFGIPSLTAERSLNYSLGFTSRPITNVNITLDAYQIDIKNRIVLTGQFQRGTSAAGLQTAQILDAAGQTDVQAAVFFTNAVNTRTQGIDVVISTDYRVAEGKLTLTLAGNLNKTEVQGEPKASATLPNEVFGTILFNRQEKGRLEWSQPRSKFTMSANYQWRRFAAMLRVTSYGIVKAFDPSEPLLDEDFGAKAITDLNVSYQASRFLRLTIGANNLFNVYPDKLKVNQYPTATSPTSLDNTSFGRFVYSRNVTQFGFNGGYYFLSLSFNL; this is encoded by the coding sequence ATGCACAAAAAAAGCTTTTACCATACTGTCTTATGGATTTTTTTATCTTTCATCACCCTTTCTACAACCAGTTTTTCTCAAACTCTCCAGGGAAAAGTAAATAATGTGCCTACTGGCCAATCCTTGCAGGGAGTATCCGTTTTAGTAAAGGATGGAACACAAGGCACTAGCACAGATAGTATTGGAAATTATCACTTACCCCTGCCACCAGGCACTTACCATATTCAATATTCTTTGGTAGGTTACACAACCCAGGTAAAAGAAGTAACGATCGGGAGCAAGGATATAATTATCAATCTTTCACTTGAAGAAAGCAATTTGTTGCTTGGGGATGTAGTAATTGTTGGTACCCGTTCTACCCAGGTCCGGTCGAGTGTAGAAACGGTAGCACCTGTAGATATCATCTCTTCACACGACTTGCAAGCTACCGGCCAGATCGAACCCACCCAAATGATTTCCATGCTGGCGCCTTCTTTCAACTCATCCCGCCAGACAGTGGCAGATGGCACCGATCACATTGATCCTGCCACCCTGCGTGGGCTCGGCACTGACCAGGTATTGGTATTATTGAACGGAAAGCGCCGCCATAATCAGGCCCTGATCAATGTAAATGGTACAGTAGGCAGAGGATCGGTAGGAACTGATTTGAATACCATCCCTTCTTCTGCCATTGAGCGGGTGGAAGTACTGCGTGAAGGGGCTTCTTCCCAATATGGCTCAGATGCGATTGCTGGCGTTATAAACGTGGTACTCAAAAAGGATACAGGCATGGCGGTGAACCTGCACCTGGGACAATTTTATGAAGGGGATGGAAAAAATGCCCAGCTGGGCTTGTATAAAGGCTTTCGGATTGGCAAAATCGGAATAATAAGTGCTGCTGCCGATCTTCGCTTGCGTGAAGGAACCAACCGGGCTGGCTCCTATACAGGTCCGGTGTACGTGAACTGGAATGGAACAACCGACCCTGCACTACGGCAAGAGCGGTATACGCAGGACCAGGCATTGATTGCGCAGAATGGCTTTAGCCTGGAAAAAAACATGCAGATTGGTAATTCTTCGGTAAACAACTTCAGCGGGATGCTAAATGGAAGTCTGCCCATCAGCCCTAAAACAGAAGTATACTTTTTTGGGCTGGCAAACTACCGTCTGGGCAATGCTGCCGGATTTTACCGTTATCCTTATCAAACCAGTCAGGTAATTGCCGAATTATATCCAAACGGTTTTTTACCCCAAATTCATTCTACATTATTGGATAAATCTATCACTTTGGGTATCCGTGGAGAAATAGGGGAAGGCTGGAGATGGGATTTGTCGAGTGTGTATGGAGGCAATTCTTTCCGCTTTGATATAGACAATACGAATAATGCCTCTCAATTTGCTCTCGGAGCAGCGGCTCCCAAAAGTTTTTACGCAGGAACTCTGAGGTTTAACCAGCATACAACAGACCTAGGCATTTCAAAAGATTTTGGACCTCAAATCGGCTTCCGGTCTTTTAACATAGCAGGTGGTTTCACGTATCGGATTGATAATTATCAAATTGCTGCAGGAGAAGAGGCCTCCTATCGCAATTATGATTCTTCATCAGGGAAAGCAGGTGGCGCCCAGGTTTTTCCAGGTTTTCAACCAGCCAATGCAGTCAATGAGCGTAGGAATGTAAAGGCTGGCTACTTGGACCTGGAAACCGATATAAATAACCGGCTATTGCTGAATGCCGCCGGACGCTATGAATACTACAGTGATTTTGGCGGCAATTTAACGGGTAAATTGAGTGCACGATATAAATTCGCCGATTTCTTTTCTATCCGCAGCACGATCTCCAATGGCTTCCGGGCACCTTCTATTCACCAACGTTACTTCAGTGCTATATCTACCGTGTTTGTATCAGTACCCGATCAGGGTTTGCAACCCCGTCAGCAGGGTACCTTTCGCAACGATGGGCCTGTAGCCGAAGCATTCGGCATTCCTTCGCTTACAGCAGAACGCTCCCTGAACTATAGCCTGGGATTTACTTCTAGGCCAATTACAAATGTCAATATTACCCTGGATGCCTACCAGATTGATATTAAGAACCGGATTGTACTTACTGGGCAATTCCAGCGTGGTACTTCCGCTGCCGGCCTGCAAACCGCTCAAATTCTGGATGCTGCGGGACAAACCGATGTACAAGCAGCGGTTTTTTTTACGAATGCTGTGAATACACGTACACAGGGAATAGATGTGGTTATTTCCACTGATTACCGGGTGGCCGAAGGTAAACTTACACTTACGTTGGCTGGTAATCTGAACAAAACAGAAGTTCAGGGTGAACCGAAAGCATCAGCAACCCTGCCAAATGAAGTTTTCGGCACTATTTTGTTTAACCGCCAGGAAAAAGGCCGGCTGGAATGGTCACAACCTCGCAGTAAATTTACAATGAGTGCAAACTATCAATGGAGAAGATTCGCAGCAATGCTGCGCGTAACTAGTTACGGCATAGTTAAAGCCTTTGATCCTTCGGAGCCTCTGCTGGACGAGGATTTTGGGGCGAAAGCCATTACAGACCTAAATGTCAGTTATCAAGCTTCCCGATTTTTACGCCTTACTATTGGAGCAAACAATCTGTTCAACGTCTATCCTGATAAACTGAAGGTGAATCAGTATCCAACTGCTACCAGCCCTACTTCTCTTGACAATACATCGTTTGGCCGTTTTGTCTACAGCCGGAACGTCACCCAATTCGGTTTCAATGGTGGCTATTATTTCCTCAGCTTGAGCTTTAATCTTTAG